The sequence below is a genomic window from Rhodococcus sp. 4CII.
GGCGCCGCTCTGGTGCTCACCGTCCAGTACGGGGGTTCCCCGAAACCGATCCGCAGCGTGTGGGGCGAGGTCGGCTGGGAGGAACTGTCCGAGGGAGCGCTCGTCGCCAGCCAGCCCAACGGCGCGGCGTCCTGGTTTCCCTGCGACGACCATCCGAGTTCGAAGGCCAGTTACCGCATCTCGATCTCGACCGATTCACCGTACTACGCGGTCGCCAACGGCACCCTCGTCAGCAAGCAGACCCGGGCCAGTCAGACCACGTGGGTGTACGAGCAGACCGAGCCGATGTCGAGCTATCTGGCCACCGTCCAGATCGGGCCGTACGAGCGCCGCAGCTTCGGGTCCGGTGGTGTTCCGATGTTCGCCGTCCACCCGCCGCGACTGCGTGCGTCGTTCGACGTGGACTTCGGCCGGCAGCCTCAGATGATGGACCTGTTCGGCCGGTTGTTCGGACCGTACCCGTTCGCCGACTACACGGTGGTGGTGGCGGACGACGAGTTGGAGATCCCGCTCGAGGCGCAGGGACTGTCGATCTTCGGCGCCAACCATTGCACCGGCCGGCGCTGGTCCGAACGTCTGGTGGCGCACGAGCTCGCCCATCAGTGGTTCGGCAACAGCCTGACGCTCGGTCAGTGGCGGGACATCTGGTTGCACGAGGGATTCGCCTGTTACGCGGAGTGGATCTGGTCGGAGAATTCGGGTGGGCCGTCGGCGCATCGGCTGGCTCTGCAGGCGCATCAGGGTCTGTCCCGGAAACCGCAGGATCTGGTGATCGCCGACCCGGGACCGCAATTGATGTTCGACGACCGCGTCTACAAGCGGGGTGCGCTCACGCTCCACGCACTACGACGCCGGCTCGGCGACGACAAGTTCTTCGCGTTGCTCCGGGAGTGGACGCTGGCCCACCGCTACTCCACGGTCACGAGTGAGCAGTTCACCGATCTGGCAACCCACTACACGGACGAGCCGCTGCGCCGGCTGTGGGACTCCTGGCTCGGGGAGAAGACGCTGCCGTCGATGTGATCCGCCGCCTCCTGATTCGGGAGGTGCGAGCGCCACTTCGCAACTGCGAGCGCAAGGCATCCCGCGGCCGCGACCGCGCCGAACACGAACATTCGCGGATATGTCACCGCCGGGAACGTCTCGGACAGGTAGGCCATCACGGCGGGCATCCCGAATCCCAGGTACGTCAGCGAGTAGAAGACGGCGGTCAGTCCGGCGAGGTCGTCCGGTCCCGCTATCCGCTGGATCTCCTGCAGTCCCGACACCATGGCCATGCCGTATCCGCAGCCGAGCACGACGCCGGCCACGAGCGCGAGCGGAACGGTGAGCGCGGACGCGGCGGCGACGGCCGCGACCATGCCTGCGAGGACGACGGCGAGCGAGACGACGACGGCGCGTGCGCTGCGGGGAGTGTCGATCTTGCGGCCGAGTGCCTGGATGGCGAAGCCCGCTCCGAGGCCGAGCATGCACATCAGCGCGGAGAACGCGAGCGGCAACCCGCCGGTGTGCCCGGACATCAGCGACGGGAGCACCGCGTAGGCCGCGGCCGCCGTACCGAACACCCAGGGTGCGAGCGGGGCGATCACGAACAGGAATCGCTTGTGTGCGGCGGACGGGATCGCGAGGTCGCGGACGAGCGAAACCCGTTCGGAGACAGGCTGTGCCGCGCGGGTTTCGGGGGCACGCCACAGTGCGACGGCAGCGGAGACGGCGATCGCGCTGTGCACGACGTAGGACAGGACGCTCGGCATCGGCGCCCACTGCGCGAGAACACCGGCGACGCCCGCGCCGAGGCCGAAACCACCGGTCAGGCTCATCGCGGCCCGCCGCGCCCCGGCGCCGTCCGTGGCCACCGGGTCCCAGGGCGCGGTCGACAGTTCCTTCACCCAGCTGCCGCCGACGGCCATGCCGAGGCCGAGCGCGACGCCGCACAGGACCCGCCCGACGATGAGCATCGCCGCCGAGTCGGCGCCGAGGGCCAGGAGTGCGGAGCCGGCCACCGTCAGGAATGGTGCCGGCAGCAGGATCGGCCGACGTCCCAGCCGATCGGAGAGTGGGCCGCCCAGGAGCAGGGCGGGCACGATCCCGACGACGTAGGCGAACAGGAAGAGATCGACCGTCACCGGTGCGAAACCGTGGTCGGCGCGGTACATGCCCAGGAGCGGCGTGAACTGGTTGCCGCCCCACGCCACCGCGAACATGGTCGTGGCCACCAGCAGCCAGGCGCGCGGCGACGCGAGGGCCTCGGGCACCTTCGCCGGGGATTCGCGGACGACCGTCATCGCGCAACTCCTCTCGGATTGAGGGCGTGGACCTGGCGCATGTGGACGAGCACGGCGGCGTCGAACCCGGCGACGTCCCCGGCCGCGACGAGTTCGGTCAGACGCTCGTGGTCGGCAATGATCTTGGGCAGCTGTCCCGGATCGCGCGCGATCGAGTGGGCCGTCATCCGGCGCTGCCGCTCACGGATGCTGGAGTAGAACGTGGCGAGCAACGGGTTTTCCCCGGCCTCGACGATCATCCGGTGGAAGTCGGCGTCGGCGGCGCTGAAGGCGGCGACGTCGCCCCGCTCGGCGATCGCCCGCTGTTCGACCAGGTTCTCGCGGAGCCTGGCGACGAGGAGTTCCCGTGGGCGGGGCTGGTCGGCGAGCAGCCGGACGCTGTGCGTCTCGACCAGCTGGCGGGCGTCGACCACGTGTTCCGCCTCGCCGTCCGCGACGGGTACGACGAGCGCGCCCCGCTTCGGGTACAGCCGCATCCAGCCCTCGGCCTCGAGCCGGAGGAACGCTTCGCGCACGGGGGTGCGGCTCAGGCCCATGCGTCCGGCGATCTCGCCCTCGCTGATCAACTCACCGCCGGGCAGACCGCCCGACAGGATGAGCTCCTTGACCTCGCGATAGGCCTGCTCCGCAGCGGAATACAACATAGACACAAGATGTATTTATACCGCGCACCCGCTGTCGCGTCTATGGCGCCGCGGCGACTGTGAGCTCTATCTCCAGAGGTGCACCGGACGGCAGGGGGGTGTCCACGCCGAGGTCACGCGCGCAGGCGATCCGCATTCTCGAGAATCGCGGCGCGGAGCGCCTGCTCCGGCTCGCTGAGAACACTCCGGCGGGCCTCCAGCACGAATTCGACGTCGACCGCGGGCCCCCAGTCCTCACGCGAGCGCATCCGCACCGGGACCAATCCGGCAGGGGGCAGGGTCTCGGCGTGGAATACGACGCCGAGACCGGCAAGACACGCGGCGCGGAGTCCGTTCAAACTGTCGGTCACACAGGCCACGCGCGCACCGCGTCCGGACTTCTCCAGGACGTCGAGCGCCGCTTGCCTCGTGATCGACGGCGGCGGATACGCCACCAGCGGCACCGGTCCCTCGGTGTCCAGAACGAAATCGGGTGCGGCGAAGAAGGCCAGCCGGTCGGTCCACACGAGCTCACCGTGCCGATCCCCGCGGCGACGCTTCCCGAAGACCAGGTCCAGGCTGCCGTCGTGCAGTTGCCGGAACAGCACTTCGCTCAACGCGACGGTGAGCTCGAGATCGACGAGCGGGTGACTGCGGCGGAACTCCCCCAGAATCCGAGGGAGTTCGTGCAGGACCAGATCCTCGGACGCTCCGAACCGGACGCGTCCACGCACACCGGATTGCGTGAAGTAGCGCTCGGCATCCGAATGCCGCTCGAGTATCGAGGTCGCGAAACCCACCATCACGGAGCCGTCCGCGGTCAATTCGACCGAGTGCGTGTCGCGCAGGAACAGGCGCCGCCCGGCAGCGATCTCCAGCTTTGCCACATGCTGGCTGACGGTCGACTGCCGCAGATTCAGACGCCGGGCCGCGGCGGTGAAACTGCGGGTGCGCGCCACTGCCAGGAAGCTCCGAAGTTGGACGGGATCGAACATGTCCCATTGTTATCACGGTTCAGCATTACAGTAATCGTGACTATCGCCTTCCGGAATATCGGCAGCGTGCCTAGGGTTTACCCCATGCTGACGAAGATCCCGCTCCTCGGACGTCTCGATCCCTTCATTGTCGGCATCCTGATCACGGTCGGGATCGCCAGCCTGATACCCGCCGACGGCACGGCGCTGACCGCGTTCACCTGGGCCACGAAAGTGGCCGTCGGACTTCTGTTCTTCCTCTACGGCGCAAGACTGTCCAGCCAGGAGGCGCTGCACGGTCTGCGGCACTGGCGTCTGCACGTCACCATCCTCGCGGCGACGTTCGTGATCTTTCCCCTGCTCGGGATCGCCGCGCGCGTCCTGGTGCCGACGGTCCTGACGCAACCCCTGTACCTCGGCCTCCTCTACGTCTGCCTGCTGCCGTCGACGGTCCAGTCGTCCATCGCGTTCGTGTCCATCGCCCGCGGCAACGTGCCCGGCGCGATCGTCAGCGCCTCGTTCTCCAACATCCTCGGCATCGTCGTCACCCCGCTGCTCGTCGCGTTGCTGATGACGAGTGAGGGGGCGGGTTTCGACGCGTCCTCCGCGATCGGCATCCTCGTCATGCTCCTGCTCCCGTTCATCGCCGGCCAGGTCCTGCGACGGTGGATCGGGACCTGGGTTACGGCGCACGGCGCGCCGCTCAAACTCGTCGACCGAGGGTCGATTCTGCTGGTTGTCTACGTCGCGTTCAGCGAGGGCATGAACGAGGGCATCTGGGGCACGCTCTCCGTCGGCCGGTTGCTCGCACTGCTGGCGGTGTGCGCGGTGTTGCTCGCGATCGTTCTGTCCCTCACCTGGTTCGGGTCGAAGCGTCTCGGTTTCGACCGGGCGGACCAGATCACGATCACGTTCTGCGGATCGAAGAAGAGCCTCGCGACCGGGCTCCCGATGGCCACCGTCCTGTTCGCCAGCCAACCGATCGGCCTGATCGTGTTGCCACTCATGCTGTTCCACCAGTTGCAGCTGCTGGTATGCGCGTGGATGGCGGGCAGGCTGGCACGGCGCGCCGCGTCCGAAGAACCGGACCTCGCGACGACGTCGCGCTAGCCGGAACTCAGTTGGCCAGCACGGCCTTCAGGAAGGTCTTGGTGCGCTCGTGCTTCGGCGCGGTGAAGATCGTCGCCGGGTCGCCTTCCTCCACGATCCGGCCGGCATCGAACATCATCACCCGGTTCGAGACGTCCCGCGCGAATTGCATCTCGTGCGTGACGATCAGCATCGTGATGTCCGTAGTGCGGGCCACGTTCCTCAGTACGTCGAGGACATCCGCCACCAGTTCCGGATCCAGCGCCGACGTGACCTCGTCGAGCAACAGAATGTCGGGGTCCATGGCCAAGGCTCGCGCGATCGCGACCCGCTGCTGCTGACCACCGGACAGTTGCGTCGGGTGCGCGGTCTCCTTGTCCGAGAGCCCTACCATCTCGAGCAACTCGCGTGCACGCTTCACCGCAGCGGCCTTGTCGAGTCCGAGGACGTGAATCGGCGCTTCGGTGATGTTCTCGATCACGTTCATGTTGGGAAACAGGTTGAACTGCTGGAAGACCATGCCGATCCGGCGACGTATCCGGCGGGTGTACTTTTCCGACGCCGGGACGAGTTTGTTTCCCTTCTCCTCGTGCGTCAGGCGGTCTCCGTCTACCCAGATGACTCCGTCGTTCACCTTCTCGAGCGTCATGACCAGTCGCAGGATGGTCGTCTTTCCCGAACCGCTCGGACCGATCAGGGTCACCCGGTCGCCGCGTGCGACCTGGAAATCCAGATGGTCGAGCACGACGTGGTCGCCGAATTGCTTCACGACGTCGTCGAATCGGATCATCGGGGTTGCTGCACTCGCATCATCGGGCAAGACGTCTCTCCAATCGCCGTATGAGCAGGGACGTCGGGTAGCTGGCCAGCAGGAAGATCACACCTGCCAGGGTCAGTGGTTCGAGGTACTGGAAATGCCGGGCGCCGAACTGCTGTGCTGCCGTCACCATCTCCACGACCGTGATCGCGAACAGGAACGGCGTGTCCTTGAACATCGACACCGCGTAGTTGCCCAGCGCCGGGACGACGCGACGGATGGCCTGCGGGAGGATGATCGCCCGCCACGTCCGAGTGGGCGCAATCGACAGCGCCTGCGCCGCCTCCCACTGCCCGACGGGCACCGCTTCGATCCCTGCCCGGTACACCTCCGCCATGTACGTCGAGTAGTGGATTCCCAGCACCACGACACCGATCTGCAGCGGCGAGAGTCCGGTGAACGTGTAGTACACGAACAGCAATTGCACGACGAGCGGGGTGAGCCGGATGAACTCACTGATCGCACGGACCGGCATGCCGACCCATCGCGGTGCCGCCTGCCGGATCAGCGCGATAACCAGTCCGAGGACGACGGAGATCAGAAACCCGAGAACCGTTGCGATCAAGGTGATCTTGAATCCGTCGAGCAGCACCGGCAGAGCCTCGAACGCACGATCCCAACTCCATTGCACGCTCACTGTTTCGCGGCCTCCAGTCCCCTGGGATCGGAGGGGGCGAGGCTGAAGATCTCACGCAGCGACGGCCCGGTGCCGAGGCGATTCTTGGCGCGCACCTCCAGCGCGTTCATCAGCAATGTCAGGACGTAGCCGATGACGAAATAGATGACGAGTCCGACGCCGAACGCGAAGAGGGTGTTCCCGGTTGTTTGCCGGAGCTGGTCGATTTCGAAGGTCAAGTCCTGCAGAAGAATGTAGCTCGCGAGCGCCGTTCCCTTGAGGAGCTGGATCAGGAGGTTCGTCAGTGGGGGAATCATCTCCGCCCACGCTTGCGGGAGGACCACCCGGCGCAGCCGCTGCCAGTGGCTGAAGTCCAGCGCCGTCGCTGCCTCCCACTGCGACTGCGGCACCGAGTTGATGGCGCCTCGAACCACCTCGGCTCCGTAGGCGCCATAGTTCAGTCCGAGCGCGAGGATCCCGCACAGCACCGGATCGAGGAGATAGCCGAACAGCGGGACCACGTAGAACAACCAGAACAGCTGCACCAACAGCGAAGTGCCTCGGAAGAATTCGATGAATGCACGCGCCGAGCCTCTGATCACGATGTTGTGCGCACGTGCCGCCAGCCCGAGGGCCAGCGCAAGGACGAAGGCCAGGAGCGCACCACCCGCCGTCAGTTCGAGCGTGACGACGATGCCTTCCTGGATGCTCGGCCACGCATCCAGCAGCGCGTCGATGTTCTCCTTCACAGGCAGTGGACCAAGGCGCTCAGCCGGCCCCGCCGCACAGTTTGGCCGTCGTCAGATTCGGGTCGGGCAGTTCCTCCGCGGTGAATCCGAACGGTCCGACGATGGACAGGTACTTGTCCTTGTCAGAGGTGATCTTCGCCAGTTCGGCGTTGTAGGCGTCCCGCAACTCCGTGTCCTCCTTACGGAAGACGGTGCCGCCCGCACCCACCTGGGGCACCCCGTCGATCACGGCGACGAACGAGTTGGTGACCTCCACCGGCACCTGTGGATTGTTCTGCGCCAGCCAGTTCAGCGAGATTCCGGTAAGCGCGAAGACATCCGCTCTTCCGTTTGCGACGGCGTCCATTCCGTCCTGCGGCGACGCCACCTGCATCGCGTCGATCCCGAGTTCCTGCGCATAGTCCGATTCGATCGCCCCGGTCATCGCTGCCATTCGCACTCCGCTCTGCTGCACCGACTGCATGTCCGTGAGGTTCGCGGGATTGCCTTTGGGGACCATCAGCGCGGTCGTGTAGTTGAACTCCGGCTCACTGAACGCTGCCTGTTCGCATCGCTGCGGGAGGATCGACATGCCGGCACTGACGACGTCGAAGCGCCGAGCCTGAAGTCCGGGGATGAGTGCGCCGAAGTCGGTGCTGACGCCTTCGACATTGTCGATGCCCAGGTTCTTGAAGATTTCCCGGTGCAGCGCCACGGTGGCTCCGGTCAGCTGTCCGTCCTGCTCGAAGCTGTACGGCGCTTCGCCGGCGAAACCGACGGTCACCGTTCCGCTGTCCTGCAGCTGCTGAAGGAGTGACCCGCCGCTGGACGTGTCGGTCTTCGTGCACCCCGCCAGGGAACCGGCCGCCACCATCAGGCCGGCGAGGGCGACAGCGGCTCTGACCGTCGGACCTTGTTTCGACATCGCGCTCGTCACCACAGATTCCCTTCGTCACCTCGGGTGATCCGGGCGGGTGCGCACGCTCGGCACGATCCCACCGGATCTGCCCGGGCCACGTTACGCAGGCGAACGACTCGCCATAGGCGAACCGTGGGGACGTTACCTCAGCGTTATCAAGCAGAGGTCCGACAGGGCTATAGAAAAGCCGAAAGCCCCCCAACGGTGTTGGGGGGCTTTCGGTAACGGATGTTCGGCGGTGTCCTACTCTCCCACACCCTGTCGGGTGCAGTACCATCGGCGCTGGAGGGCTTAGCTTCCGGGTTCGGAATGGGACCGGGCGT
It includes:
- a CDS encoding M1 family metallopeptidase, producing MAGRVKPAKGIDEPVDPYLPQNGNRGYRVSRYDLELTYKVHSNRLAGKATITAVATETRSRFALDLAANLHVTKVAANGSRSTKWLHRNGKLIVTPAREIPAGAALVLTVQYGGSPKPIRSVWGEVGWEELSEGALVASQPNGAASWFPCDDHPSSKASYRISISTDSPYYAVANGTLVSKQTRASQTTWVYEQTEPMSSYLATVQIGPYERRSFGSGGVPMFAVHPPRLRASFDVDFGRQPQMMDLFGRLFGPYPFADYTVVVADDELEIPLEAQGLSIFGANHCTGRRWSERLVAHELAHQWFGNSLTLGQWRDIWLHEGFACYAEWIWSENSGGPSAHRLALQAHQGLSRKPQDLVIADPGPQLMFDDRVYKRGALTLHALRRRLGDDKFFALLREWTLAHRYSTVTSEQFTDLATHYTDEPLRRLWDSWLGEKTLPSM
- a CDS encoding MFS transporter, which translates into the protein MTVVRESPAKVPEALASPRAWLLVATTMFAVAWGGNQFTPLLGMYRADHGFAPVTVDLFLFAYVVGIVPALLLGGPLSDRLGRRPILLPAPFLTVAGSALLALGADSAAMLIVGRVLCGVALGLGMAVGGSWVKELSTAPWDPVATDGAGARRAAMSLTGGFGLGAGVAGVLAQWAPMPSVLSYVVHSAIAVSAAVALWRAPETRAAQPVSERVSLVRDLAIPSAAHKRFLFVIAPLAPWVFGTAAAAYAVLPSLMSGHTGGLPLAFSALMCMLGLGAGFAIQALGRKIDTPRSARAVVVSLAVVLAGMVAAVAAASALTVPLALVAGVVLGCGYGMAMVSGLQEIQRIAGPDDLAGLTAVFYSLTYLGFGMPAVMAYLSETFPAVTYPRMFVFGAVAAAGCLALAVAKWRSHLPNQEAADHIDGSVFSPSQESHSRRSGSSV
- a CDS encoding GntR family transcriptional regulator produces the protein MLYSAAEQAYREVKELILSGGLPGGELISEGEIAGRMGLSRTPVREAFLRLEAEGWMRLYPKRGALVVPVADGEAEHVVDARQLVETHSVRLLADQPRPRELLVARLRENLVEQRAIAERGDVAAFSAADADFHRMIVEAGENPLLATFYSSIRERQRRMTAHSIARDPGQLPKIIADHERLTELVAAGDVAGFDAAVLVHMRQVHALNPRGVAR
- a CDS encoding LysR family transcriptional regulator, which gives rise to MFDPVQLRSFLAVARTRSFTAAARRLNLRQSTVSQHVAKLEIAAGRRLFLRDTHSVELTADGSVMVGFATSILERHSDAERYFTQSGVRGRVRFGASEDLVLHELPRILGEFRRSHPLVDLELTVALSEVLFRQLHDGSLDLVFGKRRRGDRHGELVWTDRLAFFAAPDFVLDTEGPVPLVAYPPPSITRQAALDVLEKSGRGARVACVTDSLNGLRAACLAGLGVVFHAETLPPAGLVPVRMRSREDWGPAVDVEFVLEARRSVLSEPEQALRAAILENADRLRA
- a CDS encoding bile acid:sodium symporter family protein gives rise to the protein MLTKIPLLGRLDPFIVGILITVGIASLIPADGTALTAFTWATKVAVGLLFFLYGARLSSQEALHGLRHWRLHVTILAATFVIFPLLGIAARVLVPTVLTQPLYLGLLYVCLLPSTVQSSIAFVSIARGNVPGAIVSASFSNILGIVVTPLLVALLMTSEGAGFDASSAIGILVMLLLPFIAGQVLRRWIGTWVTAHGAPLKLVDRGSILLVVYVAFSEGMNEGIWGTLSVGRLLALLAVCAVLLAIVLSLTWFGSKRLGFDRADQITITFCGSKKSLATGLPMATVLFASQPIGLIVLPLMLFHQLQLLVCAWMAGRLARRAASEEPDLATTSR
- the ehuA gene encoding ectoine/hydroxyectoine ABC transporter ATP-binding protein EhuA, coding for MIRFDDVVKQFGDHVVLDHLDFQVARGDRVTLIGPSGSGKTTILRLVMTLEKVNDGVIWVDGDRLTHEEKGNKLVPASEKYTRRIRRRIGMVFQQFNLFPNMNVIENITEAPIHVLGLDKAAAVKRARELLEMVGLSDKETAHPTQLSGGQQQRVAIARALAMDPDILLLDEVTSALDPELVADVLDVLRNVARTTDITMLIVTHEMQFARDVSNRVMMFDAGRIVEEGDPATIFTAPKHERTKTFLKAVLAN
- the ehuD gene encoding ectoine/hydroxyectoine ABC transporter permease subunit EhuD, with the protein product MSVQWSWDRAFEALPVLLDGFKITLIATVLGFLISVVLGLVIALIRQAAPRWVGMPVRAISEFIRLTPLVVQLLFVYYTFTGLSPLQIGVVVLGIHYSTYMAEVYRAGIEAVPVGQWEAAQALSIAPTRTWRAIILPQAIRRVVPALGNYAVSMFKDTPFLFAITVVEMVTAAQQFGARHFQYLEPLTLAGVIFLLASYPTSLLIRRLERRLAR
- the ehuC gene encoding ectoine/hydroxyectoine ABC transporter permease subunit EhuC, which encodes MKENIDALLDAWPSIQEGIVVTLELTAGGALLAFVLALALGLAARAHNIVIRGSARAFIEFFRGTSLLVQLFWLFYVVPLFGYLLDPVLCGILALGLNYGAYGAEVVRGAINSVPQSQWEAATALDFSHWQRLRRVVLPQAWAEMIPPLTNLLIQLLKGTALASYILLQDLTFEIDQLRQTTGNTLFAFGVGLVIYFVIGYVLTLLMNALEVRAKNRLGTGPSLREIFSLAPSDPRGLEAAKQ
- the ehuB gene encoding ectoine/hydroxyectoine ABC transporter substrate-binding protein EhuB — translated: MSKQGPTVRAAVALAGLMVAAGSLAGCTKTDTSSGGSLLQQLQDSGTVTVGFAGEAPYSFEQDGQLTGATVALHREIFKNLGIDNVEGVSTDFGALIPGLQARRFDVVSAGMSILPQRCEQAAFSEPEFNYTTALMVPKGNPANLTDMQSVQQSGVRMAAMTGAIESDYAQELGIDAMQVASPQDGMDAVANGRADVFALTGISLNWLAQNNPQVPVEVTNSFVAVIDGVPQVGAGGTVFRKEDTELRDAYNAELAKITSDKDKYLSIVGPFGFTAEELPDPNLTTAKLCGGAG